Proteins co-encoded in one Paraburkholderia terrae genomic window:
- a CDS encoding Tex family protein: MTDTVAIKIVQRIATELTVQPRQVAAAVQLLDEGATVPFIARYRKEVTGNLDDTQLRTLEERLLYLRELEDRRAAIIASIDEQGKLTDELRVAIEGADSKQVLEDLYLPYKPKRRTRAQIAREAGLQPLADALLANPLLDPQTEAAQYVDAEKGVADVKAALDGARDILSEQFGETAEVLGKLRDYLFNQGVVSSAVVEGKEGEEGEKFRDYYDYSETIRTVPSHRALALFRGRNAGVLMIKLGLGEELDAQVPHPGEAMIARHFGIANQGRPADKWLSDVCRWCWRVKVQPHIENELLTNLREEAENEAIRVFARNLKDLLLAAPAGPKAVIGLDPGLRTGVKVAVVDRTGKVLATDQIYPHEPRRDWDGSIAKLARIAAQTQAELVSIGNGTASRETDKLASELMSRHPELKLQKIVVSEAGASVYSASELAAKEFPDMDVSLRGAVSIARRLQDPLAELVKIEPKAIGVGQYQHDVNQRDLARSLDAVVEDCVNAVGVDANTASVALLARVSGLNATLARNIVDYRDANGPFPTRDHLRKVPRLGDKTFEQAAGFLRINGGENPLDRSSVHPEAYPVVERMLAKISRNIGDVLGNRDALSKLSPAEFVDDRFGLPTVRDILSELEKPGRDPRPEFKTATFREGVEKISDLAPGMVLEGVVTNVAAFGAFIDIGVHQDGLVHVSAMSTKFIKDPHEVVKAGQIVKVKVLEVDVKRQRISLTMRLDDDVAAGAPQERSGGRSGSGAGAGAGAGRSQQRARGPEPVNAMAAAFAKLKR, translated from the coding sequence ATGACGGACACCGTAGCAATCAAGATCGTACAGCGCATCGCCACCGAACTGACCGTCCAGCCGCGCCAGGTCGCGGCCGCGGTGCAACTACTCGATGAAGGAGCGACTGTTCCGTTTATCGCCCGGTACCGGAAGGAAGTCACCGGCAATCTCGACGACACGCAACTGCGCACGCTCGAAGAACGCCTGCTGTATCTGCGCGAACTCGAAGACCGGCGCGCCGCGATCATCGCGAGCATCGACGAGCAAGGCAAACTCACGGACGAACTGCGCGTCGCGATCGAAGGCGCCGACAGCAAGCAGGTCCTCGAAGACCTCTATCTGCCGTACAAGCCGAAGCGCCGCACGCGCGCGCAGATCGCCCGCGAAGCCGGCCTGCAGCCGCTCGCCGACGCGCTGCTCGCGAACCCGCTGCTCGATCCGCAGACGGAGGCCGCGCAATACGTCGATGCCGAGAAAGGCGTCGCGGACGTCAAGGCCGCGCTCGACGGCGCGCGCGACATTCTCTCCGAGCAGTTCGGCGAAACGGCCGAAGTGCTCGGCAAGCTGCGCGACTATCTGTTCAATCAGGGCGTCGTGAGCTCGGCGGTGGTCGAAGGCAAGGAAGGCGAAGAAGGCGAGAAATTCCGCGACTACTACGACTATTCGGAAACCATCCGCACCGTGCCGTCGCACCGCGCGCTCGCCTTGTTCCGCGGCCGCAATGCCGGCGTGCTGATGATCAAGCTGGGACTCGGCGAAGAACTCGACGCGCAGGTGCCGCATCCGGGCGAAGCGATGATCGCGCGCCACTTCGGCATCGCGAATCAGGGCCGGCCGGCGGACAAGTGGCTCTCCGATGTATGCCGCTGGTGCTGGCGCGTGAAGGTGCAGCCGCACATCGAAAACGAACTGCTGACGAATCTGCGCGAAGAAGCCGAAAACGAAGCGATCCGTGTGTTCGCGCGCAATCTGAAGGATCTGCTGCTGGCGGCGCCGGCGGGCCCGAAGGCCGTGATCGGCCTCGATCCGGGTCTGCGCACGGGTGTGAAGGTAGCCGTCGTCGACCGCACGGGGAAGGTGCTCGCCACGGATCAGATTTATCCGCACGAGCCGCGCCGCGACTGGGACGGCTCGATCGCGAAGCTCGCGCGCATCGCTGCGCAGACGCAGGCGGAACTGGTCAGTATCGGTAATGGCACGGCGTCGCGCGAAACGGACAAGCTCGCCAGCGAACTGATGTCGCGTCATCCGGAACTCAAGTTGCAGAAGATCGTCGTGTCGGAAGCGGGCGCTTCTGTGTACTCGGCATCGGAGCTCGCGGCGAAGGAATTCCCGGATATGGACGTGTCGCTGCGCGGCGCGGTGTCGATCGCGCGCCGCTTGCAGGACCCGCTCGCTGAACTCGTGAAGATCGAGCCGAAGGCGATTGGCGTCGGGCAGTATCAGCATGACGTGAACCAGCGCGATCTCGCGCGTTCGCTCGATGCCGTCGTCGAAGACTGTGTGAATGCTGTCGGCGTGGATGCGAACACGGCTTCCGTTGCGCTGCTCGCGCGCGTGTCCGGCCTGAACGCGACGCTTGCGCGCAATATCGTCGATTATCGGGATGCGAACGGTCCGTTCCCGACGCGCGACCATCTGCGCAAGGTACCGCGTCTTGGCGACAAGACGTTCGAGCAGGCGGCGGGCTTCTTGCGCATCAATGGCGGCGAGAATCCGCTCGACCGCTCGTCAGTTCACCCGGAAGCGTATCCCGTCGTTGAACGGATGCTTGCGAAGATCAGCAGGAACATTGGCGACGTGCTCGGGAATCGCGATGCGTTGTCGAAGCTGTCACCTGCCGAGTTCGTCGACGATCGTTTCGGTCTGCCGACTGTGCGGGATATTCTCTCTGAACTTGAGAAGCCTGGGCGTGATCCGCGCCCTGAGTTCAAGACTGCGACTTTCCGCGAAGGCGTTGAGAAGATTTCCGACCTGGCGCCGGGTATGGTGCTTGAAGGTGTCGTGACGAACGTGGCTGCGTTTGGTGCGTTTATCGATATCGGCGTCCATCAGGATGGGCTCGTGCATGTGTCGGCGATGTCGACAAAGTTCATCAAGGACCCGCATGAGGTCGTCAAAGCCGGGCAGATCGTCAAGGTGAAAGTGCTTGAGGTCGACGTCAAGCGTCAGCGGATTTCGTTGACCATGCGGCTGGATGATGATGTGGCTGCGGGTGCCCCGCAGGAGCGCTCGGGTGGGCGGTCGGGTTCGGGTGCAGGCGCGGGTGCGGGTGCCGGACGTTCGCAGCAACGCGCGCGGGGGCCGGAGCCGGTTAATGCTATGGCGGCGGCTTTTGCTAAATTAAAACGGTAA
- a CDS encoding colicin transporter — MFRCPSTTLPTSRLTSGNLPGSPRRSPLASPVFRPEAASVALWFAGSVRRFALAASLAFVACAVLAPALADAQENAVAASSAASTSDTASGVPAANDFDARQKTLDTRTAENNYRYGVAQHNCYSKFFVNHCLNSAREDMRVVAADIRKEQLALDDEKRVEHARQRDEQAAIKRAQYEADAPARNAQDERNAQAYEDKQRQHQLSQAQRNAEAPQRAANEQAFQQKQQQHAIDQAQRGISPSQAAANQKAYDAKQADFQRKLDEAHQQAAQKAQERTEKQQRFQQKQSEAAQHKADVEERQKQAAEKAKQKQEEQAKQQQQLEQQQKQQQQQQQQ; from the coding sequence ATGTTCCGCTGCCCATCTACGACGTTGCCGACCTCACGCCTCACGTCCGGAAATCTGCCCGGATCTCCACGCCGATCTCCGCTCGCATCGCCCGTCTTCAGGCCAGAGGCCGCGTCCGTTGCCCTTTGGTTTGCCGGGTCTGTCCGCCGGTTCGCGCTCGCCGCGTCGCTGGCGTTCGTCGCGTGCGCGGTGCTTGCGCCCGCGCTTGCCGATGCGCAGGAGAATGCCGTGGCGGCATCGTCGGCCGCTTCGACTTCGGATACGGCTTCGGGCGTGCCGGCCGCGAATGATTTCGACGCGCGTCAAAAGACGCTCGATACCCGCACGGCGGAGAACAACTACCGTTACGGCGTCGCCCAGCACAACTGTTATAGCAAGTTTTTCGTCAATCATTGCCTGAACTCGGCCCGTGAAGACATGCGTGTCGTCGCCGCCGACATTCGTAAGGAGCAGCTCGCGCTGGACGACGAAAAGCGCGTCGAGCACGCGCGGCAACGCGACGAGCAGGCGGCCATCAAGCGCGCACAGTACGAAGCAGACGCGCCCGCGCGCAATGCGCAGGACGAGCGCAATGCGCAGGCGTACGAAGACAAGCAGCGTCAGCATCAGTTGAGTCAGGCGCAGCGCAACGCAGAAGCGCCGCAGCGTGCCGCCAACGAGCAGGCTTTCCAGCAGAAGCAGCAACAGCACGCCATCGATCAGGCGCAGCGCGGCATTTCGCCTTCGCAAGCGGCCGCGAACCAGAAGGCCTACGATGCGAAGCAGGCCGACTTCCAGCGCAAGCTCGACGAGGCGCACCAGCAGGCCGCCCAGAAGGCTCAGGAGCGCACCGAGAAGCAGCAGCGCTTCCAGCAGAAGCAATCGGAAGCGGCGCAGCACAAGGCCGATGTCGAAGAGCGCCAGAAGCAGGCGGCCGAGAAGGCCAAACAGAAACAGGAAGAACAGGCGAAACAGCAACAGCAGCTCGAGCAGCAACAGAAGCAGCAGCAACAGCAACAGCAGCAGTGA
- a CDS encoding DUF465 domain-containing protein — protein sequence MRDHHRVVNSDTLRDRILQLESEHSGLDRLIDRMSEEPGIDDLEIQRLKKRKLKVKDTIILLQLQLEPEARN from the coding sequence ATGCGCGACCATCATCGCGTCGTCAATTCGGACACACTGCGCGACCGCATTCTGCAACTGGAATCGGAGCATAGTGGGCTTGATCGGTTGATCGACAGAATGTCCGAGGAACCCGGCATCGACGACCTCGAGATCCAGCGCCTGAAAAAGCGCAAGCTCAAGGTCAAGGACACCATCATCTTGCTGCAATTGCAGCTTGAACCGGAAGCCCGCAACTGA
- a CDS encoding ATP-dependent DNA helicase: MNSSLQSSSRTASAGASDAAAADEHAAKPASGGGALAASLSHKRSSELADIFAADGLLARQIDGYRPRASQIEMARAVAAAMEASGRAMPEPAMFEAQKRPARRLQQSASAAQSAPEDAAAADGNTEGGENTLIVEAGTGTGKTYAYLVPAMLWGGKVVVSTGTKHLQDQLFQRDIPTVRDALAVPVSVAMLKGRANYLCHYYLQRTADNGRLPSRQETSYLQDIIRFAKITRTGDKAELASVPETAAVWSMVTSTRDNCLGQECPHYKDCFVMQARREAQQADIVVVNHHLFFADIMLRDTGMAELLPTANTVIFDEAHQLPETATLFFGETLSTTQFLELARDSVAEGLGHARDAVDWVKLGAALERSARDVRLAFKEDSVRLSIGQLPDDHPLFPALEAVETELDALTSALAGQSERAESLGALVRRARELQEVLSGWTTPPTETERDAATDAAKAAEKSDPNEKVRWIEVFSHTVQLHETPLSVAPIFAKQRAGVPRAWVFTSATLSVRGDFAHYAAQMGLNSRRSMTLPSPFDYGTQGLLYVPRNLPQPSSPTFTDAVFDAALPAIEASGGGVFMLCTTLRAVDRIATKLRDVIESRGWNMPLLVQGDASRTELLDRFRSYGNAILVGSQSFWEGVDVRGDALSLVVIDKLPFAPPDDPVLSARLDALTKKGLSPFAVHQLPQAVITLKQGAGRLIRSETDRGVLMICDTRLVDKPYGRRIWQSLPPFKRTREIDVVREFFEEKAQASE; encoded by the coding sequence TTGAATTCATCGCTTCAATCTTCTTCCCGGACGGCATCGGCGGGCGCTTCGGACGCCGCTGCCGCCGACGAGCACGCGGCGAAGCCCGCATCGGGCGGCGGCGCGCTGGCCGCGTCGCTGAGTCACAAGCGATCCTCCGAACTCGCCGACATCTTCGCCGCCGACGGGCTGCTCGCGCGCCAGATCGACGGCTACCGGCCGCGCGCGTCGCAGATCGAAATGGCGCGTGCCGTGGCCGCCGCGATGGAAGCATCGGGCCGCGCGATGCCGGAGCCCGCGATGTTCGAGGCGCAGAAACGTCCGGCGCGGCGCTTGCAGCAATCGGCGTCGGCAGCGCAGTCCGCACCTGAAGACGCAGCGGCCGCTGACGGCAATACCGAAGGTGGCGAGAACACGCTGATCGTCGAAGCGGGCACGGGTACGGGCAAGACCTACGCGTACCTCGTGCCGGCGATGCTGTGGGGCGGCAAGGTGGTCGTCTCGACGGGCACCAAGCACTTGCAGGACCAGCTCTTTCAGCGCGACATTCCGACCGTGCGCGACGCGCTCGCGGTGCCCGTGTCCGTCGCGATGCTCAAGGGCCGCGCGAACTATCTGTGCCACTACTATCTGCAACGCACGGCTGACAATGGCCGCCTGCCGTCGCGGCAGGAAACGTCGTATCTGCAGGACATCATCCGCTTCGCGAAGATCACGCGCACGGGCGACAAGGCCGAGCTTGCAAGCGTGCCGGAGACGGCGGCCGTGTGGTCGATGGTGACGTCGACGCGTGATAACTGCCTCGGCCAGGAGTGTCCGCACTACAAGGACTGCTTCGTGATGCAGGCGCGCCGTGAGGCGCAGCAGGCCGATATCGTGGTCGTCAATCACCATCTGTTCTTCGCCGACATCATGCTGCGCGATACGGGCATGGCCGAACTGCTGCCGACGGCGAACACGGTGATCTTCGACGAAGCGCATCAACTGCCCGAGACCGCGACGCTGTTCTTCGGCGAAACGCTTTCCACCACGCAATTCCTCGAACTCGCGCGCGACTCGGTCGCGGAAGGTCTCGGCCATGCACGCGATGCCGTTGATTGGGTGAAGCTCGGCGCGGCGCTCGAACGCTCGGCCCGCGACGTGCGGCTCGCATTCAAGGAAGATTCAGTGCGGCTGTCGATTGGACAGTTGCCCGACGATCATCCGTTGTTCCCCGCGCTCGAAGCCGTCGAAACCGAACTCGATGCGCTCACGAGCGCGCTCGCCGGGCAGTCGGAGCGTGCCGAGTCGCTGGGCGCGCTGGTGCGCCGCGCGCGCGAGTTGCAGGAGGTGCTGTCGGGCTGGACCACGCCGCCCACCGAAACCGAACGCGACGCCGCAACGGACGCCGCAAAAGCGGCGGAGAAAAGCGATCCGAACGAGAAGGTTCGATGGATCGAAGTGTTCTCGCATACCGTGCAGTTGCATGAGACGCCTCTATCCGTCGCGCCCATTTTCGCGAAGCAGCGCGCGGGCGTGCCGCGCGCGTGGGTGTTCACATCGGCGACGTTGTCGGTGCGTGGCGACTTCGCGCACTACGCGGCGCAGATGGGTCTCAACTCGCGCCGCTCGATGACGCTGCCCAGCCCGTTCGACTACGGCACGCAGGGCCTGCTCTATGTGCCGCGTAATTTGCCGCAGCCCTCGTCGCCGACGTTCACCGACGCCGTGTTCGATGCGGCGCTGCCGGCGATCGAAGCATCGGGCGGTGGTGTGTTCATGTTGTGTACGACGCTGCGCGCCGTCGATCGCATCGCGACGAAGCTGCGCGACGTCATCGAGTCGCGCGGCTGGAACATGCCGTTACTCGTGCAGGGCGATGCGAGCCGTACTGAACTGCTCGACCGGTTCCGCTCCTATGGCAATGCGATTCTCGTCGGCAGCCAGAGCTTCTGGGAAGGCGTCGATGTGCGCGGCGATGCGTTGTCGCTCGTCGTCATCGACAAGCTGCCGTTCGCGCCGCCTGACGACCCCGTGCTGTCCGCACGGCTCGATGCGCTGACGAAGAAGGGCTTGAGTCCGTTTGCCGTGCATCAACTGCCGCAGGCCGTCATCACGCTCAAGCAGGGCGCAGGGCGTCTGATCCGCTCCGAGACCGATCGCGGCGTGCTGATGATCTGCGACACGCGCCTCGTCGACAAACCGTATGGGCGCCGGATATGGCAGAGCCTGCCGCCATTCAAGCGCACGCGTGAAATCGACGTCGTGCGCGAGTTCTTCGAAGAGAAGGCACAGGCTTCGGAATAA
- a CDS encoding cupin domain-containing protein → MPVRPPDYPAGKASARSTPTPATASSAPAPDQPASLLGNLTPSQFMRRYWQKKPLLIRQAIPDIAAPLSRDELFELADQDEVESRLITHFRNKWQLEHGPFAADELPSVKQRAWTLLVQGADLHNDRARALLDRFRFVPDARLDDLMISYATDGGGVGPHFDSYDVFLLQVHGKRRWRIGAQRDLSLQPGLPLKVLQSFEPEEEWVLEPGDMLYLPPHIAHDGVAEGECMTCSIGFRAPSTSELAAQFLYYLAERGEAAGSPDGAALYRDPQQPAVAKPAELPAALVDRVGAILAKIDWNEKDVSSFLGTYLSEPKPSVVFDPPERPLDEARFIKRASKDGVRLDRKTVLLYDSRAYYLNGEESRLSGVKSAVIELADNRYLSAKRFVTLSGQSSVTALLHEWYRAGWIQMGDLR, encoded by the coding sequence ATGCCCGTGCGGCCCCCTGACTACCCCGCTGGCAAAGCTTCAGCGCGTTCCACTCCGACTCCCGCCACCGCTTCTTCCGCGCCAGCGCCCGATCAGCCTGCGTCGTTGCTGGGCAATCTGACGCCGTCGCAGTTCATGCGGCGCTACTGGCAGAAAAAGCCTTTGCTGATTCGTCAGGCAATCCCGGATATCGCCGCGCCGCTCTCGCGCGACGAACTGTTCGAACTGGCCGATCAGGACGAAGTCGAGTCGCGCCTCATCACGCACTTTCGCAACAAGTGGCAGCTCGAACATGGTCCATTTGCTGCAGACGAATTGCCTTCCGTCAAACAGCGCGCGTGGACGTTGCTCGTGCAAGGCGCCGATCTGCATAACGACCGCGCGCGTGCATTACTTGACCGTTTTCGCTTCGTGCCCGACGCGCGTCTCGACGACCTGATGATCTCGTACGCAACGGACGGCGGCGGCGTCGGTCCTCATTTCGACTCTTACGATGTCTTCTTGCTGCAGGTTCACGGCAAGCGCCGCTGGCGCATCGGCGCGCAACGCGATCTGTCGTTGCAGCCCGGCCTCCCCTTGAAAGTTCTACAAAGCTTCGAGCCGGAAGAGGAATGGGTATTAGAGCCAGGCGACATGCTTTATCTGCCGCCGCACATCGCCCACGACGGCGTGGCGGAAGGCGAATGCATGACGTGCTCGATCGGTTTTCGCGCGCCGTCGACGTCCGAACTCGCCGCGCAGTTCCTGTATTACCTTGCGGAGCGCGGCGAAGCGGCCGGCTCGCCGGATGGCGCCGCGCTCTATCGCGACCCGCAGCAGCCGGCCGTCGCGAAACCAGCAGAGCTGCCCGCCGCGCTCGTCGACCGGGTGGGTGCGATCCTTGCTAAGATCGACTGGAACGAGAAGGATGTCTCGTCATTCCTTGGCACTTATCTGAGCGAACCGAAGCCGAGTGTCGTGTTCGATCCGCCCGAGCGACCGCTCGATGAAGCGCGTTTCATCAAGCGCGCAAGCAAGGATGGCGTGCGTCTGGATCGCAAGACTGTGCTGCTTTACGACAGTCGTGCTTACTACCTGAATGGAGAAGAAAGCAGGCTGTCGGGCGTCAAAAGCGCGGTGATTGAACTCGCCGACAACCGCTATCTGAGTGCGAAACGCTTTGTAACACTCTCGGGGCAATCGTCGGTGACAGCACTACTTCACGAGTGGTATCGTGCGGGCTGGATACAGATGGGTGATCTGAGATAA
- a CDS encoding FKBP-type peptidyl-prolyl cis-trans isomerase, giving the protein MKIAKNTVVSVTYKLSDAQDNLIEESDEPMVYLHGGYDGTFPKIEEELDGHEPGFETQIQLEPGDAFGEYDPDLVKIEPRSRFPEPLEVGMQFEGTPEEGDEDLDSLIYTVTDVAEDKVVLDGNHPLAGMALRFSLTVKDVREATEDEIQHEHAHGASGLEIVDEDDDEDDGDDAEPSRPTLH; this is encoded by the coding sequence ATGAAAATCGCAAAGAACACCGTCGTATCGGTCACTTACAAACTGTCGGATGCGCAAGACAATCTGATTGAGGAAAGCGACGAGCCGATGGTTTATCTGCACGGCGGCTATGATGGCACGTTCCCCAAGATCGAGGAAGAGCTTGACGGCCATGAGCCCGGCTTCGAAACCCAGATCCAGCTGGAACCGGGCGACGCGTTCGGCGAATACGATCCTGACCTCGTGAAGATCGAGCCGCGCAGCCGTTTCCCTGAGCCGCTCGAAGTCGGCATGCAGTTCGAAGGCACGCCGGAAGAGGGTGATGAAGATCTGGACTCGTTGATCTACACGGTCACCGATGTCGCCGAAGACAAGGTCGTGCTCGACGGCAATCATCCGCTCGCGGGTATGGCGCTGCGTTTCAGCCTGACCGTGAAGGACGTGCGCGAAGCGACGGAAGACGAAATCCAGCACGAGCATGCACACGGCGCGAGCGGCTTGGAAATCGTCGACGAAGATGATGATGAGGATGATGGCGACGACGCCGAACCGTCACGGCCCACGCTGCACTGA